From one Anopheles bellator chromosome 1, idAnoBellAS_SP24_06.2, whole genome shotgun sequence genomic stretch:
- the LOC131206618 gene encoding atrophin-1 produces the protein MCRNHKVFSPPTEQQEQPEKDEAGDRGTSTTEMAHGLGVVVGMMRCGSSDTVKVEPGVARSATGSPPGGNHSSSSAKMGSRRIFTPQFKLQVLDSYRNDGDCKGNQRATARKYGIHRRQIQKWLQVESNLRSVVANGGSAVGSSSANNGSGSSSVVSSSLPTASSSGGGASMKMSLLSHHHHQHHNPHHPLHPLPLQHHLHYPHHHHLQGAHHHQGLTAAGLPAAAAAYHHAHHHHHHMQPQHPLAFHPTVVSQGALPPPPPGQCSPLSVTSSIGGASSSSSALSALSPSSASLPARSPSASLRRPPLPTAVPSGGELSHQQSSPSSSSPPVIFSPVPLLGAAATVPNEPSSAANYYSQYYSHFRAVVAAAQVAAVHRFDHPIDLSRPYAVPGPHSPAMSSKLLLYDHHQQRPHSSASDHEEISVNDEADPPVYPPTTTVAPEPEPEVGVEEAWDLSCRRADRKRSSSEVGGAPLAPETSRPPKSIKLFKPYLLDKDDEKEDEGEGKERGDEDHIARQQQQQHRQRRDSALAVDDDKDSTRESPAISESLTVGKAAPTGHPFPIIWSNSSPGFYEHGFYETASGPQTGPYPVGGAAATPTATQTARPTWSSPQASPVSGYDSSTSISSVYSGPEEESNGQQQQQQPKQPSHSVRPEVKQQQAIESDADCRADYRAVASKYNINRKYVEKWLQQEPEDDHHQHHSASSAATALAGAVSRGPSLVVG, from the coding sequence ATGTGCAGAAATCACAAAGTCTTttcaccaccgaccgagcagcaggagcagccaGAGAAGGACGAAGCAGGAGACCGCGGAACTAGCACGACCGAGATGGCCCACGGTTTGGGGGTCGTTGTCGGCATGATGCGTTGCGGTAGCAGCGACACAGTGAAAGTAGAACCGGGCGTAGCCCGATCGGCCACAGGATCACCGCCCGGCGGAAACCACAGCTCGTCGTCTGCCAAGATGGGTTCCCGGCGTATCTTCACGCCGCAGTTTAAGCTGCAGGTGCTGGACTCGTACCGAAACGATGGCGATTGCAAGGGGAATCAGCGGGCCACGGCCCGAAAGTATGGCATCCACCGGCGGCAGATACAGAAGTGGCTGCAGGTCGAATCGAACCtgcgctcggtggtggcaaacGGCGGCAGTGCCGTCGGCAGCAGTTCGGCCAACAACGGAAGCGGCTCGTCCTCCGTGGTATCCTCGTCGTTGCCGACGgcttcgtcgtcgggtggtggtgcatcgatgaaaatgagtCTTCTcagtcaccaccaccaccagcaccacaaccCGCACCATCCGCTTCAcccgctgccgctgcagcaTCACCTGCACTAtccgcaccaccatcatctgcAGGGggcgcaccaccatcaggGTTTAACGGCGGCCGGGttgccagcggcggcggcggcctaTCATCACgctcatcaccaccaccaccacatgcAGCCGCAGCATCCGTTGGCGTTCCACCCGACGGTCGTCTCCCAGGGGGCGCTTCCGCCCCCTCCGCCTGGACAGTGTTCGCCACTGTCCGTCACGTCATCCATCGGTggcgcttcgtcgtcgtcatcggcgctTTCCGCTTTGTCGCCATCTTCTGCGTCGCTACCGGCACGCTCGCCGTCAGCCAGTCTGCGGCGGCCACCTCTCCCCACGGCAGTGCCATCTGGTGGTGAGTTGTCGCACCAACagtcatcgccatcatcatcgtcaccgccggTCATCTTTTCGCCTGTGCCATTGCtgggggcggcggcgacggtccCTAATGAGCCGTCATCGGCGGCCAACTACTACTCCCAGTACTACAGCCACTTCCGTGCGGTGGTAGCTGCGGCGCAGGTAGCCGCAGTGCACCGCTTCGATCATCCGATCGATCTGTCCCGCCCGTACGCCGTGCCCGGCCCGCATTCGCCTGCCATGTCGTccaagctgctgctgtacgatcaccatcagcagcgccCGCACTCGAGCGCCTCCGATCACGAGGAGATCAGCGTCAACGATGAGGCTGACCCGCCGGTCTACCCACCGACGACAACGGTGgcgcccgagcccgagcccgaggtgGGAGTGGAGGAGGCGTGGGATCTGTCCTGTCGCCGGGCCGATCGTAAACGATCCTCCTCCGAGGTGGGCGGTGCCCCGTTGGCGCCCGAAACGAGTCGCCCGCCCAAATCGATCAAACTCTTCAAACCGTATCTGCTCGACAAAGACGACGAGAAAGAGGACGAGGGCGAGGGCAAAGAGCGTGGCGACGAGGATCACatcgcccggcagcagcagcagcagcaccgccagcgGCGCGATTCGGCGCTGGCCGTGGACGATGATAAGGATTCGACTCGCGAATCACCCGCCATCAGCGAGTCCCTCACGGTTGGTAAAGCAGCGCCAACGGGCCATCCGTTTCCGATCATCTGGAGCAACTCGTCACCCGGCTTCTACGAGCACGGCTTCTACGAAACGGCCAGTGGCCCGCAGACCGGGCCGTATCCGGTCGGCGGCGCCGCTGCTACACCGACGGCCACGCAAACGGCCCGGCCGACCTGGAGTTCACCGCAGGCTTCGCCCGTTTCGGGGTACGACAGCTCGACCTCGATCTCATCCGTCTACAGTGGACCGGAGGAGGAAagcaacgggcagcagcagcagcagcaaccgaagcAGCCTTCCCACTCGGTGCGGCCGGaagtgaagcagcagcaagccaTCGAGAGCGACGCGGACTGCCGGGCCGATTACCGGGCGGTTGCCAGCAAGTACAACATCAACCGTAAGTACGTCGAGAAGTGGCTGCAGCAGGAGCCGGAagatgaccaccaccagcaccactcGGCGTCGTCAGCGGCCACCGCCCTTGCGGGAGCAGTTTCCCGTGGCCCATCGCTAGTCGTCGGTTGA
- the LOC131209128 gene encoding uncharacterized protein LOC131209128 isoform X1: MMHMTFWWGSNVGDVFFTGLTVNGTGAMVALCLTLTALSIAYEAFKIHGAKVRARTARERVRAASCPPSESATLLSLEGATGNGPRMTGPLSKKIGTLLAEAIVFLFHSALGYALMLTVMIYNGYLFVAVVGGMGLGYFLFGHLSMKVNMENFQAHQNKVICTARCLQQEPINPSASTSLGDRAGSSVSAAPSSTDGPPNSTATACH; this comes from the exons ATGATGCACATGACTTTCTGGTGGGGTTCGAACGTGGGCGATGTGTTCTTCACCGGGCTGACCGTCAACGGGACCGGCGCAATGGTTGCCCTCTGTCTGACGCTCACCGCACTGTCCATCGCCTACGAGGCATTTAAG ATCCACGGCGCCAAAGTGCGCGCACGGACGGCCCGGGAACGTGTCCGTGCCGCATCCTGTCCACCGAGCGAAAGTGCCACGCTCCTATCGCTCGAAGGGGCTACCGGTAATGGGCCCCGTATGACCGGACCGTTATCGAAAAAGATTGGCACGCTGCTCGCGGAAGCGATCGTCTTTCTGTTCCACTCGGCCCTCGGCTATGCCCTGATGCTAACGGTGATGATCTACAATGGCTACCTTTTCGTGGCCGTCGTTGGAGGCATGGGCCTCGGGTACTTCCTGTTCGGACACCTGTCGATGAAGGTGAACATGGAGAACTTCCAAGCGCACCAGAACAAGGTGATCTGCACGGCGCGCTGTCTTCAGCAAG AACCTATAAATCCCTCCGCGTCCACTAGCCTTGGCGATCGTGCTGGATCATCGGTTAGCGCTGCTCCGAGCTCGACTGATGGGCCACCGAACAGTACCGCGACAGCCTGCCACTAG
- the LOC131206141 gene encoding delta-aminolevulinic acid dehydratase — translation MALIKLHSSIFHPTLRKLQCQDVAIDTHNLMYPVFLVEDDEAVQDIPSMPGVARYGANQLLAHLQPLVAKGLQSILLFGVIDQMPKDSTGTGADSATNPVIRALPRLRQAFPDLLIACDVCLCPYTDHGHCGVLTVDGTIDNEPSIKRIAEIALAYAQSGAHIVAPSDMMDNRIQAIKRQLREHNLENRCSVLSYSVKFASGFYGPFRDAAKSAPAFGDRKCYQLPPGSKGIAKRAAKRDVEEGADMLMVKPGMAYLDIVKQVKDDYPELPLFIYQVSGEYSMLLNAGKIGAFDLRTVLWEVLVSMRRAGADCIITYFTPLLLDWLKE, via the exons ATGGCGCTGATTAAACTGCACAGCAGCATATTCCATCCTACGCTACGCAAGCTGCAGTGCCAGGATGTGGCCATCGATACGCACAACTTGATGTATCCAGTATTTTTGGT TGAAGACGATGAAGCTGTCCAAGACATTCCAAGCATGCCGGGAGTGGCGCGGTACGGAGCCAACCAACTGTTGGCTCACCTTCAGCCACTGGTCGCGAAGGGCCTACAGTCAATTCTTCTCTTTGGCGTGATTGATCAAATGCCGAAG GATTCGACCGGCACGGGGGCTGATAGTGCGACGAATCCGGTGATTCGGGCTCTGCCCCGCCTGCGGCAAGCATTTCCCGATCTGCTGATCGCGTGTGACGTTTGTCTGTGCCCGTACACTGACCACGGCCACTGCGGCGTGCTGACGGTGGATGGCACTATCGATAACGAGCCCAGCATAAAACGGATTGCGGAGATTGCGCTCGCGTACGCACAATCGGGCGCACACATCGTAGCACCGTCCGATATGATGGACAATCGTATACAGGCGATCAAGCGACAGCTTCGGGAACACAATCTGGAGAACCGCTGCTCGGTGCTCTCGTACTCGGTAAAGTTCGCCTCCGGGTTCTACGGGCCCTTCCGAGATGCGGCTAAATCGGCTCCGGCCTTCGGCGATCGAAAGTGCTACCAGCTGCCACCGGGATCGAAGGGAATCGCTAAACGGGCCGCG AAACGGGACGTTGAGGAGGGAGCGGATATGCTGATGGTAAAGCCCGGTATGGCCTATCTCGATATCGTGAAGCAGGTGAAAGATGACTACCCGGAGTTGCCACTGTTTATCTATCAG GTGTCGGGCGAGTACTCTATGTTGCTGAACGCCGGTAAAATTGGCGCGTTCGACTTGAGAACCGTACTCTGGGAGGTGCTCGTGAGCATGCGTCGGGCTGGAGCGGACTGTATCATCACTTACTTCACACCATTGTTGCTCGACTGGCTGAAAGAGTGA
- the LOC131209128 gene encoding uncharacterized protein LOC131209128 isoform X3, producing MMHMTFWWGSNVGDVFFTGLTVNGTGAMVALCLTLTALSIAYEAFKIHGAKVRARTARERVRAASCPPSESATLLSLEGATGNGPRMTGPLSKKIGTLLAEAIVFLFHSALGYALMLTVMIYNGYLFVAVVGGMGLGYFLFGHLSMKVNMENFQAHQNKVICTARCLQQAMGRDVRAFCVL from the exons ATGATGCACATGACTTTCTGGTGGGGTTCGAACGTGGGCGATGTGTTCTTCACCGGGCTGACCGTCAACGGGACCGGCGCAATGGTTGCCCTCTGTCTGACGCTCACCGCACTGTCCATCGCCTACGAGGCATTTAAG ATCCACGGCGCCAAAGTGCGCGCACGGACGGCCCGGGAACGTGTCCGTGCCGCATCCTGTCCACCGAGCGAAAGTGCCACGCTCCTATCGCTCGAAGGGGCTACCGGTAATGGGCCCCGTATGACCGGACCGTTATCGAAAAAGATTGGCACGCTGCTCGCGGAAGCGATCGTCTTTCTGTTCCACTCGGCCCTCGGCTATGCCCTGATGCTAACGGTGATGATCTACAATGGCTACCTTTTCGTGGCCGTCGTTGGAGGCATGGGCCTCGGGTACTTCCTGTTCGGACACCTGTCGATGAAGGTGAACATGGAGAACTTCCAAGCGCACCAGAACAAGGTGATCTGCACGGCGCGCTGTCTTCAGCAAG CGATGGGCCGCGATGTGCGCGCGTTTTGTGTTCTGTAG
- the LOC131209128 gene encoding uncharacterized protein LOC131209128 isoform X2, translating into MMHMTFWWGSNVGDVFFTGLTVNGTGAMVALCLTLTALSIAYEAFKIHGAKVRARTARERVRAASCPPSESATLLSLEGATGNGPRMTGPLSKKIGTLLAEAIVFLFHSALGYALMLTVMIYNGYLFVAVVGGMGLGYFLFGHLSMKVNMENFQAHQNKVICTARCLQQAETCAMSHSTPCPSSRTSRPNYQTLH; encoded by the exons ATGATGCACATGACTTTCTGGTGGGGTTCGAACGTGGGCGATGTGTTCTTCACCGGGCTGACCGTCAACGGGACCGGCGCAATGGTTGCCCTCTGTCTGACGCTCACCGCACTGTCCATCGCCTACGAGGCATTTAAG ATCCACGGCGCCAAAGTGCGCGCACGGACGGCCCGGGAACGTGTCCGTGCCGCATCCTGTCCACCGAGCGAAAGTGCCACGCTCCTATCGCTCGAAGGGGCTACCGGTAATGGGCCCCGTATGACCGGACCGTTATCGAAAAAGATTGGCACGCTGCTCGCGGAAGCGATCGTCTTTCTGTTCCACTCGGCCCTCGGCTATGCCCTGATGCTAACGGTGATGATCTACAATGGCTACCTTTTCGTGGCCGTCGTTGGAGGCATGGGCCTCGGGTACTTCCTGTTCGGACACCTGTCGATGAAGGTGAACATGGAGAACTTCCAAGCGCACCAGAACAAGGTGATCTGCACGGCGCGCTGTCTTCAGCAAG CCGAAACTTGCGCCATGAGCCACTCAACGCCCTGTCCTTCCTCT CGTACTTCCCGACCCAATTATCAAACCCTGCACTAA
- the LOC131209119 gene encoding mediator of RNA polymerase II transcription subunit 18, which translates to MATQVNAAELLQQALSSNIIPNQEFLLQGSILDSAAENLLHRLRGLCDNVDASTETFSDIEMCFSLKLPSEKTPVMTVRVRRAQDVEAPLQLRYIGQPELGDRTRPTLVRSSLDIACTPHVIDFLTEMGFRLDFEYSMKGYMFRKGRMKITVSKILKNMTEPISQSYLVELSVLAPKGQDAIAEDMRIFAEQLKPLVQLEKIDYKRFAQMP; encoded by the exons ATGGCTACACAGGTAAATGCTGCCGAACTGCTGCAGCAGGCCCTCAGCTCCAACATAATCCCCAACCAAGAGTTTCTACTGCAAGGATCCATCCTAGATTCGGCTGCGGAGAACTTGCTCCACCG GTTGCGAGGACTTTGTGATAATGTTGATGCAAGCACCGAAACTTTTAGCGATATCGAAATGTGCTTCAGTCTCAAGCTGCCAAGTGAAAAG ACCCCCGTCATGACCGTGCGGGTAAGGCGAGCGCAAGATGTCGAGGCACCGCTCCAGCTACGCTACATTGGCCAACCGGAGCTAGGCGATCGAACACGCCCAACACTCGTCAGAAGCAGTCTCGACATCGCGTGCACCCCGCACGTAATCGATTTTCTCACCGAAATGGGGTTCCGGTTGGACTTTGAATACTCGATGAAGGGTTACATGTTTCGCAAAGGCCGCATGAAGATAACGGTGTCGAAGATTTTGAAAAACATGACCGAACCCATCTCGCAGAGCTATCTGGTCGAGCTGTCCGTTCTGGCACCAAAGGGACAAGACGCAATTGCGGAAGATATGCGCATTTTCGCCGAGCAATTGAAGCCTCTCGTGCAGTTGGAAAAGATTGACTACAAACGGTTCGCCCAAATGCCGTAA